The following coding sequences are from one Sphingobium sp. Cam5-1 window:
- a CDS encoding response regulator has product MSEKPHLLLVDDERSIREPLAQYLSRNGFRVTAVESAAEARVRLNANAIDLVILDIMMPGEDGLSLCRHIRETSEIPVILLTAKSEETDRIVGLEMGADDYVLKPFSPRELVARIKVIFRRVATGGQRVTAPDGATYAFAGWLLKTQERVLVDQEGVALPLSTAEYNLMMAFATRPNQVLSRDQLLDITQGREANAFDRAIDNQISRLRKKIEPEPKSPTLIKTVWGGGYTLSADVRKL; this is encoded by the coding sequence ATGAGCGAAAAACCCCATCTGCTGCTCGTCGATGATGAGCGTTCGATCCGCGAGCCGTTGGCGCAATATTTGTCGCGCAACGGGTTCCGTGTGACCGCCGTCGAAAGCGCGGCGGAGGCGCGGGTGCGGCTCAATGCCAATGCGATCGATCTGGTGATTCTGGACATCATGATGCCGGGCGAGGATGGATTGTCGCTGTGCCGCCATATTCGCGAGACGAGCGAGATTCCGGTGATCCTGCTGACTGCCAAGTCGGAGGAAACGGACCGGATCGTCGGGCTGGAAATGGGGGCGGACGATTATGTGCTGAAGCCCTTTTCGCCGCGTGAGCTGGTGGCGCGGATCAAGGTGATCTTTCGCCGGGTGGCCACGGGTGGCCAGCGGGTGACAGCGCCGGATGGGGCGACCTATGCCTTTGCAGGTTGGCTGCTCAAGACGCAGGAGCGGGTGTTGGTGGATCAGGAGGGCGTGGCGCTGCCGCTGTCGACCGCCGAATATAATCTGATGATGGCCTTTGCGACGCGGCCCAATCAGGTGCTGAGCCGGGATCAGCTACTCGACATCACTCAGGGGCGCGAGGCCAATGCCTTTGACCGGGCGATCGACAATCAGATCAGTCGGCTCCGCAAGAAGATCGAGCCGGAGCCGAAAAGCCCGACGCTGATCAAGACGGTGTGGGGCGGCGGTTACACCCTGTCCGCCGATGTGAGGAAGCTGTGA
- the flgK gene encoding flagellar hook-associated protein FlgK: MSDLFIIGASGTKAYRQAMAAISENIANASTEGYSRRSLTTVESGSSTATMATYIARANFGGTEVQGVNRASDPYLDAAVRNSGMALSSSTARLRWMTDLEGALNDTDTGIGKLMTGMYQNIDKLAASPSDRSLRVTTLDSISRVAEAFQRTSADLSQVSSGIATEATASVETINRSLSQLAGINNSLLRAQPGTSAYAQLLDGRDAALNTLSANLNVDISFGAHDVATINYNGTTIVQGDNATALALTVNADGTLALATAGGTALTAPSNGTLGGLFSSADTTAQRRNSLDTLAQQFVTDVNNWHAQGRTDANAAGAPLLSGTTAASVTALITDPAALATKSTDGTLNGNLLNASTVLRGNGSVEQGWTSIIATQANLLASIKAEQTTAQGRSDQAIAAREAVSGVDLDMEAAELLRLQQAYSGSAKILQIAKETVDAILQII, encoded by the coding sequence ATGAGCGACCTCTTCATCATCGGCGCTTCAGGCACGAAAGCCTACCGCCAGGCGATGGCCGCGATTTCGGAAAATATCGCGAACGCCAGCACGGAAGGCTATTCGCGCCGTTCGCTGACCACCGTCGAATCCGGTTCGTCCACGGCGACGATGGCGACCTATATCGCCCGCGCGAATTTCGGCGGGACCGAGGTGCAGGGCGTCAACCGCGCATCCGATCCCTATCTGGACGCGGCCGTGCGTAACAGCGGCATGGCGCTCAGCAGCTCCACTGCCCGGCTGCGCTGGATGACCGATCTGGAAGGCGCGCTCAACGATACCGACACCGGCATCGGTAAGCTGATGACGGGCATGTACCAGAATATCGACAAGCTCGCCGCCAGCCCCAGCGACCGGTCGCTGCGCGTCACCACGCTCGACAGCATCAGCCGTGTTGCCGAAGCGTTCCAGCGCACCTCGGCCGACCTGTCGCAAGTATCCAGCGGCATCGCCACCGAAGCGACCGCGTCGGTCGAAACCATCAACCGGTCGCTGTCCCAGCTGGCGGGCATCAACAACAGCCTGCTACGCGCGCAGCCCGGCACATCCGCCTATGCGCAACTGCTGGATGGCCGCGACGCGGCGCTGAACACGCTGTCGGCCAATTTGAATGTCGACATCAGCTTCGGCGCGCATGACGTGGCTACGATCAACTATAATGGCACAACGATCGTGCAGGGCGACAATGCAACCGCGCTGGCGCTGACCGTCAATGCCGATGGCACGCTGGCGCTCGCCACCGCTGGCGGCACGGCGCTGACTGCACCGTCCAACGGGACGCTTGGCGGCCTCTTTTCCTCGGCTGACACAACGGCGCAGCGCCGCAACAGCCTGGACACGCTGGCGCAGCAGTTCGTGACGGACGTGAACAATTGGCACGCGCAGGGGCGCACCGATGCCAATGCGGCGGGCGCGCCCCTCCTGTCCGGGACGACGGCGGCTAGCGTCACGGCTCTTATCACCGATCCGGCAGCGCTCGCGACCAAGTCCACGGACGGTACGCTGAACGGCAATCTGCTGAACGCGTCGACCGTGCTGCGTGGCAATGGCAGCGTCGAACAGGGCTGGACATCGATCATCGCGACGCAGGCGAACCTGCTCGCGTCCATCAAGGCCGAACAGACAACCGCGCAGGGCCGCAGCGACCAGGCGATCGCCGCGCGCGAAGCGGTCAGCGGCGTCGATCTCGACATGGAAGCGGCCGAATTGCTCCGTTTGCAGCAGGCCTATTCCGGCTCGGCGAAAATCCTTCAGATCGCGAAGGAAACCGTCGACGCCATTCTGCAGATCATTTGA
- a CDS encoding flagellar basal body P-ring protein FlgI, producing MALAAATLLTTPAHAERIKDLGTFQGVRPNQLTGYGIVVGLAGTGDDSLDYATQGVKGMVSRFGLTLPQGINPSLKNAAAVLVTADLPAFAKPGQRLDVTVSALGKAKSLRGGTLIMTPLRGADNEIYAMSQGNLAVGGLGVSGADGSQVSVNIPSAGRIPGGATVERAVATGFDTAPTLTFNLAEADLTTALRVADGINQTFGDHRARATDAVSVDITAAPGATDRIMMMGMIENIEIKPADAPAKVIVNARTGTVVINGAVRIHPAAVAHGKLTVSVNESPRIVQPAPFSQGRTAMEPSSSISIDQEKKPMINFKGGASLADIVKAVNAIGASPADMVAILEALKQAGAMKAELVVL from the coding sequence ATGGCATTGGCCGCTGCCACTCTCCTCACCACCCCCGCCCATGCCGAACGGATCAAGGACCTGGGCACCTTCCAGGGCGTGCGCCCCAACCAGCTGACCGGCTACGGCATCGTCGTCGGCCTCGCAGGCACGGGCGACGACAGCCTCGACTATGCGACGCAGGGCGTAAAGGGCATGGTCTCGCGCTTCGGCCTGACGCTGCCGCAGGGGATCAATCCCTCGCTCAAGAACGCAGCGGCGGTTCTCGTGACCGCCGATCTCCCCGCCTTTGCCAAGCCCGGTCAGCGCCTCGACGTCACCGTCTCGGCCCTCGGCAAGGCCAAGTCGCTACGCGGCGGCACGCTGATCATGACGCCCCTGCGCGGCGCGGATAACGAAATCTACGCCATGTCGCAGGGCAACCTCGCGGTCGGCGGCCTCGGCGTATCGGGCGCGGACGGCAGTCAGGTCTCCGTCAACATTCCCTCCGCGGGCCGCATTCCCGGTGGCGCGACGGTCGAGCGCGCGGTAGCTACCGGCTTCGACACGGCGCCCACCCTCACCTTCAACCTCGCCGAAGCCGACCTGACCACCGCCCTGCGCGTGGCCGATGGCATCAACCAGACCTTTGGCGATCATCGCGCGCGCGCGACCGACGCGGTATCGGTGGACATCACCGCCGCCCCCGGCGCGACCGACCGCATCATGATGATGGGCATGATCGAAAATATCGAGATCAAGCCCGCCGACGCGCCCGCCAAGGTCATCGTCAACGCCCGCACCGGCACCGTCGTCATCAACGGCGCGGTCAGGATCCATCCGGCGGCCGTCGCGCACGGCAAACTGACCGTCAGCGTCAACGAAAGCCCCCGCATCGTCCAGCCCGCACCCTTCTCCCAAGGGCGCACCGCCATGGAGCCTTCCAGCTCGATTTCGATCGATCAGGAAAAGAAACCAATGATTAATTTTAAAGGTGGAGCATCGCTGGCCGATATAGTGAAGGCGGTGAATGCCATTGGCGCCTCTCCCGCAGACATGGTCGCGATCCTCGAAGCCTTGAAGCAGGCGGGCGCGATGAAGGCTGAACTGGTGGTGTTGTGA
- the flgG gene encoding flagellar basal-body rod protein FlgG: protein MTNAALHVARTGLDAQNTKMRVIANNLANVNTTAFKRDRADFETLAYQQMVAAGANSDSENKFATGLNLGSGVAMQGTSKINTQGTLQQTGNALDMAIEGSGFFQVQRPDGSIAYTRAGNFSTTAEGAIVTSDGLPLIPQITVPQGATGITIGNDGTVTATLQGQTEPTQLGQIELASFMNPAGLQPIGGNLLTESAASGTPQVGVAGLDGRGVIRSGNLETSNVNVVEELVDMIETQRAYEVNSKMIKATDEMLQYVNQQL, encoded by the coding sequence ATGACCAACGCAGCCCTTCATGTCGCCCGCACCGGCCTCGACGCGCAGAACACGAAGATGCGCGTGATCGCCAACAACCTGGCGAACGTCAACACGACCGCCTTCAAGCGCGACCGCGCCGACTTTGAAACCCTCGCCTACCAGCAGATGGTGGCCGCAGGCGCCAATTCGGACAGCGAGAACAAATTCGCCACCGGCCTCAACCTCGGCTCCGGTGTCGCGATGCAGGGCACCAGCAAGATCAACACGCAGGGCACGTTGCAGCAGACCGGCAACGCGCTCGACATGGCGATCGAAGGCTCCGGCTTCTTTCAGGTCCAGCGCCCGGACGGCTCCATCGCCTATACGCGCGCGGGCAATTTCAGCACCACGGCGGAAGGCGCGATCGTCACCAGCGATGGCCTGCCCCTGATCCCGCAGATCACCGTGCCCCAGGGCGCGACCGGCATCACCATCGGCAATGACGGCACCGTCACCGCGACGCTTCAGGGCCAGACCGAACCGACCCAGCTCGGCCAGATCGAACTCGCCAGCTTCATGAACCCGGCAGGCCTCCAGCCGATCGGCGGCAATCTGCTGACCGAAAGCGCAGCCAGCGGCACGCCGCAGGTCGGCGTCGCAGGGCTGGACGGTCGCGGCGTCATCCGCTCGGGCAATCTCGAAACCTCGAACGTCAATGTCGTCGAGGAACTGGTCGACATGATCGAAACGCAGCGCGCCTATGAGGTGAACAGCAAGATGATCAAGGCGACGGACGAAATGCTGCAATATGTGAACCAGCAGCTGTGA
- a CDS encoding flagellar basal body rod protein FlgF yields MDRLVNTALTAMRGAMARQAAISNNLANVNTVGFRAEIANAETRWIKGDGFETRAQASEQVIASDMAQGAVVETGNPLDVAMNGDALLAVQAADGSEAYTRRGDLKVSDSGLLTTGDGLPVLGEGGPITLPQMDSVSISQDGGIWGVPQGGDPANPQRVDGLKLVRAVGSSIAKGTDGLFRETNGGVLPTDPLATVTGGSIEGSNVNATSALVDMIEASRAWETQVKLIDTAKQLDDGGASLMRLDG; encoded by the coding sequence ATGGACCGGCTCGTCAACACGGCACTCACCGCAATGCGCGGCGCGATGGCGCGGCAAGCGGCGATTTCCAACAATCTTGCGAACGTCAACACGGTTGGCTTCCGGGCGGAGATCGCCAATGCAGAGACGCGCTGGATCAAGGGCGATGGTTTCGAAACGCGGGCGCAAGCGTCCGAACAGGTGATCGCGTCCGACATGGCGCAGGGCGCGGTCGTCGAAACCGGCAATCCGCTGGACGTGGCCATGAACGGCGATGCTCTGCTCGCCGTTCAGGCCGCGGACGGCAGCGAAGCCTATACGCGCCGCGGCGACCTCAAAGTCTCCGACAGCGGCCTCCTCACCACCGGCGACGGCCTGCCTGTCCTGGGCGAAGGCGGCCCGATCACCCTGCCGCAGATGGACAGCGTCTCCATCTCGCAGGACGGCGGCATCTGGGGCGTGCCCCAAGGCGGCGACCCGGCGAACCCGCAACGCGTCGATGGCTTGAAGCTCGTCCGCGCGGTCGGCTCCAGCATCGCCAAGGGCACCGACGGATTGTTCCGCGAAACCAATGGCGGCGTCCTACCGACCGACCCGCTCGCGACCGTCACTGGCGGATCGATCGAAGGGTCGAACGTCAACGCGACCTCCGCGCTGGTGGACATGATCGAAGCCAGCCGGGCGTGGGAAACGCAGGTGAAGCTGATCGACACCGCCAAGCAGCTGGACGACGGCGGCGCATCGCTCATGCGGCTTGATGGTTAA
- a CDS encoding sensor histidine kinase: MRRFRLWPQSLVGQIIVLVAIALFVAQAINFGLLLRERNRLTLTAQTAPGVYRIVDALDSRGEPPARNRPPRARFFDAAPTLTGERRPEVERRALAMFADVGLPMRSVRVVEEDQRPPLRRIDSIRMRAMGDMRGAARGGRLTMAAEYAPGQWVVTQTRAGNRAPRFGGWLVWQTLILYVIVLLPLLWVGRRLARPLGQLTRSAQQFARTGSADAVEERGPGDVRELTTAFNAMRGRIFAMLDEKDRMLGAIGHDLRTPLASLRVRAESVEDEGERARMSQTIDEMNRMLEDILSLARAGRSTEAAQKVDLSALADAVVEDFIELGSPVEMADSARAVASVRPQQIRRALRNLIENAIVYGERAHVSVVREDGAIRLVVADDGPGIAEDRMEEMMEPFTRLEGSRNRETGGAGLGLALVRAIMAEHGGALRLANRVGGGLEASLVLPV; this comes from the coding sequence GTGAGGCGCTTTCGCCTTTGGCCGCAGAGCCTGGTGGGGCAGATTATCGTCCTGGTGGCAATCGCGCTGTTCGTGGCGCAGGCGATCAATTTCGGGCTGCTGCTGCGGGAGCGCAATCGGTTGACGCTGACGGCGCAGACGGCGCCGGGGGTCTATCGCATCGTCGATGCGCTGGACAGCCGGGGTGAGCCGCCCGCGCGCAACCGGCCGCCACGGGCGCGCTTCTTCGATGCTGCGCCGACGTTGACGGGCGAGCGGCGGCCCGAGGTCGAGCGGCGTGCGCTGGCGATGTTTGCCGATGTGGGGCTGCCCATGCGATCGGTGCGCGTGGTGGAGGAGGATCAGCGTCCGCCCCTGCGCCGGATCGACAGCATCAGGATGCGCGCCATGGGTGACATGCGTGGCGCGGCGCGCGGCGGCCGGCTGACGATGGCGGCTGAATATGCACCGGGACAATGGGTCGTGACCCAGACGCGGGCGGGCAACCGGGCGCCGCGCTTTGGCGGCTGGCTCGTGTGGCAGACGCTGATCCTTTATGTGATCGTGCTGTTGCCCCTGCTGTGGGTCGGGCGACGGCTGGCGCGGCCTTTGGGGCAGTTGACGCGGTCGGCGCAGCAATTTGCGCGCACGGGATCAGCCGACGCGGTGGAGGAGCGCGGGCCGGGCGATGTGCGCGAGCTGACCACCGCGTTCAATGCGATGCGCGGCCGGATCTTTGCGATGTTGGATGAGAAGGACCGGATGCTCGGCGCGATCGGCCATGATTTGCGCACGCCGCTGGCGTCGCTGCGGGTGCGGGCGGAGTCGGTGGAGGATGAGGGCGAGCGGGCGCGCATGTCGCAAACGATCGACGAGATGAACCGGATGCTGGAGGATATCCTGTCGCTGGCGCGGGCCGGGCGGAGCACGGAGGCGGCGCAGAAGGTTGATCTTTCCGCGCTGGCTGATGCCGTCGTGGAGGATTTCATCGAGCTGGGATCGCCCGTTGAGATGGCGGATAGTGCGCGGGCGGTGGCTTCGGTGCGGCCGCAGCAGATCAGGCGGGCGCTGCGCAATTTGATCGAGAATGCGATCGTTTATGGCGAGCGGGCGCATGTGTCCGTGGTGCGCGAGGATGGCGCGATCCGGCTGGTCGTGGCGGATGATGGGCCGGGTATCGCTGAGGATCGGATGGAGGAGATGATGGAGCCGTTTACGCGGCTGGAGGGATCGCGGAACCGGGAGACTGGTGGGGCTGGGCTGGGGCTGGCGCTGGTGCGGGCGATCATGGCGGAGCATGGCGGCGCGCTGAGGCTGGCGAACCGGGTTGGCGGCGGGCTGGAGGCGAGTTTGGTGTTGCCGGTTTGA
- a CDS encoding EF-hand domain-containing protein: protein MIRKFLGTAAVGALFVGGLAASHLALAQPGDAGPGGRHGGMMAMADANKDGKISKAELTAALDARFAKMDANHDGKLTKEDREISRQARLDQRFAALDTDRNGQISKAEFVAGHQGRWGRGDGDREGREGHRFGGRGHHGFGGGMMFHGRGGRGGEAMKDGVLTRAEFMARPIAMFDRADSNKDGFVTADEMKAARQAMREAWQARRGADAAPNN, encoded by the coding sequence ATGATCCGCAAATTTTTGGGCACTGCTGCTGTCGGCGCGCTGTTCGTCGGTGGGCTGGCCGCTTCGCATCTGGCGCTTGCGCAGCCGGGCGATGCTGGTCCGGGCGGCCGACATGGCGGCATGATGGCGATGGCCGATGCGAACAAGGACGGCAAGATCAGCAAGGCTGAACTGACCGCAGCGCTTGATGCGCGGTTCGCGAAGATGGACGCCAATCACGACGGCAAGCTGACGAAGGAAGATCGGGAGATCAGCCGTCAGGCGCGGCTTGACCAGCGCTTTGCCGCGCTGGACACCGACCGCAACGGGCAGATCAGCAAGGCCGAGTTCGTCGCCGGACATCAGGGTCGCTGGGGTCGCGGGGATGGCGATCGCGAGGGGCGTGAGGGCCACCGCTTTGGTGGGCGCGGTCATCATGGCTTTGGCGGCGGCATGATGTTTCATGGGCGTGGCGGCCGAGGTGGCGAGGCGATGAAGGACGGCGTCCTCACCCGCGCCGAGTTCATGGCCCGGCCTATCGCGATGTTCGACAGGGCGGACAGCAACAAGGACGGCTTCGTCACGGCGGATGAAATGAAGGCCGCGCGTCAGGCGATGCGCGAAGCATGGCAGGCCCGTCGCGGTGCGGACGCTGCGCCGAACAACTGA
- a CDS encoding flagellar basal body L-ring protein FlgH, whose product MAGKKRDAERQFFAPTIVAAPAAPPANGSIFQASMGYTPLTSGARAQSVGDIITIVLVERTQATKTNSADTSRSGSIGLTPPSTGLFSKLFSPSDVAASGDQGFTGKGNATQSNALNGEITVTIAAVYPNGTMLVKGEKALTLNRGDEFIQISGLVRQADITPDNRIASTRVADAKIIYTGKGEIARASRQGWLQRFFSMISPF is encoded by the coding sequence ATGGCCGGCAAAAAGCGCGATGCCGAGCGGCAATTTTTTGCCCCCACCATCGTTGCCGCTCCTGCCGCCCCTCCGGCGAACGGTTCGATCTTCCAGGCATCGATGGGCTACACCCCGCTGACCAGCGGCGCGCGGGCGCAGAGCGTCGGCGACATCATCACCATCGTCCTCGTCGAACGCACGCAGGCGACCAAGACCAATTCGGCCGACACCAGCCGCAGCGGCAGCATCGGCCTGACGCCACCCAGCACGGGCCTGTTCTCGAAGCTGTTCTCGCCCAGCGACGTTGCCGCCAGCGGCGATCAGGGCTTCACCGGCAAGGGCAACGCGACGCAGTCGAACGCCCTCAACGGCGAAATCACCGTGACGATCGCGGCGGTCTATCCCAACGGCACGATGCTGGTGAAGGGTGAAAAGGCGCTGACGCTCAACCGCGGCGACGAGTTCATCCAGATCAGCGGCCTCGTCCGTCAGGCCGACATCACGCCCGACAACCGCATCGCATCGACCCGCGTGGCCGACGCCAAGATCATCTACACCGGCAAGGGCGAAATCGCCCGCGCCAGCCGCCAGGGCTGGCTGCAACGCTTCTTCTCGATGATCAGCCCCTTCTGA
- a CDS encoding rod-binding protein, producing MQINAISTGVQPSASPEKAQLEKTAKQFEAIFLRQMIGTMRQSGGGEGIFDSSATEQFRDMSDARTADTMAEKGALGIAEMLLRQYESRLPKAPAAPVTPDKGE from the coding sequence ATGCAGATAAACGCGATTTCCACAGGGGTTCAGCCCAGCGCATCGCCGGAAAAGGCGCAGCTGGAGAAGACCGCCAAGCAGTTCGAGGCGATCTTCCTGCGCCAGATGATCGGCACCATGCGCCAGTCTGGCGGCGGGGAAGGCATCTTCGATTCCAGCGCGACCGAACAGTTTCGCGACATGTCCGACGCGCGCACCGCAGACACGATGGCGGAAAAGGGCGCACTTGGCATCGCGGAGATGCTGCTGCGCCAATATGAAAGTCGCCTGCCGAAAGCCCCCGCCGCTCCGGTCACACCGGATAAGGGCGAATGA
- a CDS encoding flagellar motor protein MotB: MADKKRGGNEPEPRPIIVKKIIVDGHGGHHGGAWKVAYADFVTAMMAFFLLMWLLGATTEKQRKGLADYFTPTLVELKMASAGSSGLFGGDSMVSKENYPTTGGQGNLAITIPRDATGTKDQGGKATRAADRAKFEAVKKELEARMARKKGMDKLRRNVRFTETREGLRIDLIDESNFAMFAMGTDNLLPQARELVSEVAGVVRGMPNPLIVRGHTDGLPYSSGQSMNNWMLSSARAEATRKTLAASGIGNDRFARIEGVADREPFAKGNIYDPRNRRMSIILGWTRGGDNGDDQGQDEETKAAIKERDNPARVAREEVTRIDMGGTGLPSGVQLLNPTAPGTSSKPGKH, translated from the coding sequence ATGGCGGACAAGAAGCGCGGCGGGAACGAGCCCGAACCCCGGCCCATCATCGTCAAGAAAATCATCGTCGATGGCCATGGCGGCCATCATGGCGGCGCGTGGAAGGTTGCCTATGCCGACTTCGTGACGGCGATGATGGCCTTCTTCCTGCTGATGTGGCTGCTCGGCGCCACCACCGAAAAGCAGCGCAAGGGCCTCGCCGACTATTTCACGCCGACGCTGGTCGAACTGAAGATGGCCTCGGCCGGGTCAAGCGGCCTGTTCGGCGGCGACTCCATGGTCAGCAAGGAAAATTACCCGACCACCGGCGGTCAAGGGAATCTCGCCATCACCATCCCGCGCGACGCGACCGGCACCAAGGATCAGGGCGGCAAGGCCACCCGCGCCGCCGACCGCGCCAAGTTCGAAGCGGTGAAGAAGGAACTGGAAGCGCGCATGGCCCGCAAGAAGGGCATGGACAAGCTGCGCCGCAACGTCCGCTTCACCGAAACGCGCGAGGGGCTGCGCATCGACCTGATCGACGAATCCAATTTCGCGATGTTCGCCATGGGCACGGACAACCTGCTCCCACAAGCACGTGAGCTGGTGAGCGAAGTGGCGGGCGTCGTGCGCGGCATGCCCAACCCGCTGATCGTGCGCGGCCATACCGACGGCCTGCCCTACAGCTCGGGCCAGAGCATGAACAACTGGATGCTATCGTCGGCCCGCGCCGAAGCCACGCGCAAGACGCTGGCAGCGAGCGGCATCGGCAACGACCGCTTCGCCCGCATCGAAGGCGTCGCCGACCGCGAACCCTTCGCCAAGGGCAATATCTACGACCCGCGCAACCGCCGCATGTCGATCATCCTCGGCTGGACCCGTGGCGGCGACAACGGCGATGATCAGGGGCAGGACGAGGAAACCAAGGCCGCCATCAAGGAACGCGACAACCCGGCGCGGGTAGCGCGCGAAGAGGTGACCAGGATCGACATGGGCGGCACCGGATTGCCTAGCGGGGTCCAGTTGCTCAACCCAACCGCCCCCGGCACATCGAGCAAGCCGGGCAAGCACTGA
- a CDS encoding flagellin, with product MVGITNKTLIAEIRRQQTLSQGIIEGQTAISTGITLTKPSDNSLAWVQVSEIGKEQAQQSAWQSNVSYGQGRAANAESNLDQINTLLISAQELVTSARNGSLSDAQRAAIFEDVKGVRDAISSLLNQADYQGVPVFDDTQSVLVPVSRGLKLAVVGTRQEVSEGIDVGGTPMTLDGILGQALTALQGGTDADLQSALGAIKAGQGHITIEQAKQGVRSDRLDTTENRLTSVDLDLKERRQGLESTDLSEVISSVKSKLLQLEAAQSAFARINQQTLFDLIR from the coding sequence ATGGTAGGCATCACCAACAAGACGCTGATCGCCGAAATCCGTCGTCAGCAGACATTGTCTCAAGGCATTATCGAAGGGCAGACCGCCATTTCGACCGGCATCACACTGACCAAGCCATCGGACAATTCCCTGGCTTGGGTGCAGGTGTCGGAAATCGGCAAGGAGCAGGCGCAGCAATCGGCCTGGCAGTCCAATGTCAGCTACGGTCAGGGTCGCGCGGCCAACGCCGAATCCAATCTGGACCAAATCAACACCCTGCTCATCAGCGCGCAGGAACTGGTCACCTCTGCCCGCAACGGATCACTGAGCGATGCACAGCGCGCCGCGATCTTCGAGGATGTAAAAGGTGTCCGCGATGCGATCAGTTCGCTGCTCAATCAGGCCGACTATCAAGGCGTGCCGGTATTCGACGACACGCAGAGCGTGCTGGTTCCGGTTAGCCGTGGATTGAAGCTGGCGGTGGTCGGCACCCGGCAGGAGGTTTCGGAAGGGATCGACGTCGGCGGAACGCCCATGACGCTGGACGGCATATTAGGCCAGGCGCTCACCGCCTTGCAGGGCGGCACAGACGCTGACCTTCAATCGGCGTTGGGCGCGATCAAGGCTGGGCAGGGCCACATCACCATCGAACAGGCGAAGCAAGGTGTTCGCAGCGACCGGCTGGATACAACCGAGAACCGGCTGACCAGCGTTGACCTGGACCTCAAGGAACGCCGTCAGGGCCTGGAATCGACCGACCTTTCCGAAGTCATCTCTTCGGTGAAGAGCAAGCTGCTCCAGCTCGAAGCCGCGCAATCAGCCTTCGCACGCATCAACCAGCAGACGCTGTTCGACCTGATTCGCTAA
- the motA gene encoding flagellar motor stator protein MotA: MFALIGLVVLLAMVFGGFIFTGGDIGPVLHALPHEMLIIGGAAVGALIIGNSGADLKALGGGLGKVFKGPKYKKQDFLDCIFLVSRLMKTLRVEGPVALEPHIEDPASSTIFSEYPRLMADKTLIHLMSDTLRLVVVSSGTLDPHAVEEVMDNALKTHHHEALKPADNLQGLADALPALGIVAAVLGVVKTMGSIDQPPAILGGMIGSALVGTFLGVLLAYGMVGPFANRCRAVIEADGAMYHVVKQIIIASLHGHPQPLVIEAARSSLTHANQPAFAEVFDGMRGK; this comes from the coding sequence ATGTTCGCACTCATTGGCCTGGTCGTGCTGCTCGCCATGGTATTTGGCGGCTTCATCTTCACGGGCGGCGACATCGGTCCCGTTCTCCACGCCCTGCCCCATGAAATGCTCATCATCGGCGGCGCCGCCGTCGGCGCGCTGATCATCGGCAATTCGGGCGCTGACCTGAAAGCTTTGGGCGGCGGCCTCGGCAAGGTCTTCAAAGGCCCCAAATATAAGAAGCAGGATTTTCTCGACTGCATCTTCCTCGTCTCGCGCCTGATGAAGACGCTGCGCGTCGAAGGCCCCGTGGCGCTGGAGCCGCATATCGAAGATCCGGCCAGCTCGACGATCTTTTCCGAATATCCCCGCCTGATGGCTGACAAGACGCTGATCCACCTGATGAGCGACACGCTGCGCCTCGTCGTCGTGTCCTCGGGCACGCTCGATCCGCATGCGGTCGAAGAGGTCATGGATAATGCCCTCAAGACCCATCATCACGAAGCGCTGAAGCCCGCCGACAATCTTCAGGGCCTGGCCGACGCCCTGCCAGCGCTCGGCATCGTCGCGGCGGTTCTGGGCGTCGTGAAGACCATGGGATCGATCGACCAGCCCCCGGCCATCCTGGGCGGCATGATCGGTTCGGCGCTCGTCGGCACCTTCCTTGGCGTGTTGCTCGCCTATGGCATGGTCGGCCCCTTCGCCAATCGCTGCCGCGCGGTGATTGAGGCGGACGGCGCCATGTACCATGTCGTCAAGCAGATCATCATCGCCTCGCTGCACGGCCATCCCCAGCCGCTGGTCATCGAAGCGGCGCGCTCCAGCCTGACCCACGCCAACCAGCCGGCCTTCGCCGAGGTGTTCGACGGCATGCGGGGCAAATAA